A region of Anolis sagrei isolate rAnoSag1 chromosome 2, rAnoSag1.mat, whole genome shotgun sequence DNA encodes the following proteins:
- the LOC132768617 gene encoding melanin-concentrating hormone receptor 1-like — translation MALGNGSGASLPANSSHQGSSRNGSMVERPTPYTNVIMPSLFGIICFLGIVGNLIVIYTIIKKKKLRCKQTVPDIFIFNLSIVDLLFLLGMPFLIHQLLGNGAWYFGSPLCTIITALDTNSQITSTNILTVMTLDRYLATVYPLKSTYVRTPYVAALVIGLVWLLSFLTIIPVWMYAGLMPLEDGTVRCALLLPNPETDIYWFTIYQFMLAFAIPLFIICVVYFKILQHMATTVVPLPQRSLRVRTKKVTRMAVAICSAFFICWAPFYILQLAHLGIETPSVAFFYAYNFAISLGYANSCLNPFLYIALSETFKRHFMVAIRPTKEQFRVNNNNHSTTEASMCLKLAPESTQQTQFLEDFSPHALPVAVAVR, via the exons ATGGCTCTGGGGAACGGCTCTGGGGCTTCCCTCCCCGCCAACAGCTCGCACCAAGGCTCCTCCAGGAATGGGTCCA TGGTGGAAAGGCCAACTCCGTACACCAACGTGATTATGCCTAGTTTGTTCGGCATCATTTGTTTCCTTGGCATAGTTGGGAACCTGATTGTGATATATACCATTATCAAGAAAAAGAAACTGAGATGCAAGCAGACCGTGCCTGATATCTTCATTTTCAACCTCTCCATTGTGGACCTGCTTTTCCTGCTGGGCATGCCCTTCCTCATCCATCAGCTCCTTGGCAATGGTGCTTGGTATTTTGGGTCTCCTTTATGCACCATCATCACTGCTCTGGACACCAACAGCCAAATCACCAGTACTAATATCCTGACCGTCATGACCCTAGACCGTTACCTGGCGACTGTCTACCCCCTCAAGTCCACTTACGTCCGGACACCATATGTGGCAGCCTTGGTGATTGGTTTGGTTTGGCTCCTTTCTTTTCTTACCATCATCCCTGTGTGGATGTATGCAGGGCTGATGCCTCTGGAAGATGGGACTGTCCGGTGTGCTCTTCTGCTGCCCAACCCAGAGACTGATATCTACTGGTTCACCATTTACCAGTTCATGCTGGCTTTTGCTATCCCACTGTTCATTATCTGTGTGGTCTACTTTAAGATCCTTCAGCATATGGCCACCACAGTAGTGCCCTTACCCCAGAGGAGTCTCCGTGTCCGCACAAAGAAAGTCACCCGGATGGCTGTTGCCATCTGCTCTGCCTTCTTTATTTGCTGGGCCCCTTTCTATATCCTTCAGCTGGCACATCTTGGGATAGAGACACCTTCTGTCGCTTTCTTCTATGCTTACAACTTTGCTATTAGCCTAGGCTATGCCAACAGTTGCCTCAACCCTTTCCTCTATATTGCCTTGAGTGAGACTTTCAAGCGTCATTTCATGGTGGCCATTCGTCCAACCAAGGAGCAGTTTCGGGTCAACAATAACAACCACAGTACAACAGAGGCCAGTATGTGCTTGAAGCTTGCACCAGAATCCACCCAACAGACCCAGTTTTTGGAGGACTTTTCTCCACATGCCTTGCCAGTGGCAGTTGCTGTACGTTAG